CGATAAAATTTGCTCTATCATACAACAGCTCATGGAAACTTAACGTTTTCTTATTGGCTGCTAATAGAATGACTACTTGTTAGATTTAGATGCCCTTTTGTTAAGATCCACCAATCCAAAAGCTTTGAATCTCATCCGTGTGGAtatgatttttgggttcttaCGGTCTATGCAATCGCTCTCAGAGGCCTTCCAAGAAATTTCATACGCATTGAGGCCAGCATTTGGTAGCAGCGGTAAATTCTTGTCTAGCTTCTCAAATGAAATGTCTGACATTTTTGTGTAGCCTTGTACTATTTATTTGCTGTTCAGCTAGTTTTGCTCGAAAATTGCACGGGAAATATGGATAATAGAACAGGTTACAAACTTTTATCCAAATACAGAAATAACGGGATATTATGCATTATGATAAACTGTATAGAAACTACGGTTTAGTGTGTCTATATTAGTGTCTGGATGGTTCTGCTTTTTATTAAATGTTTGTAATCGGTTCTATTTGTGCATATTTTCCGAATCAAATTTTCctagttttcttttttgagaGAGGTCATCTATAATTGCTTGAAAACTGCAAGTCTTGTTATGTAGGCCATTATGCCTTCTCATAAATGTGAACCACCAAGTACCTCCACAAGAAAGAAGCTAAAATGTGTTGGGTGGCATCAAATCCAGGTCATATTGTTCATGTCCAAACCATACCTTGACCATTGATTTTGAGGCCTATAAACTCAGATTTGAACAAATAAATGAACCGCACCCACAAGTTGTGGATTTGATCGAGCTTTCTAGGGTTTAGGGTAAAAGAGAAGTATGTTTCCTTCGAACTTGTAATCTGTATCAACTTTGTAAGGAGAAGTACCACCGAACTACCATCTCTTCCAACATTGGAAAGAGAAGTATCGCCGGATaaactaagggctggtttggtattgttgtgctttgaaaaaaaaaaaaatgttgtgagaataagcggctgtattgtgagaataagcgactgtgaaaaaaatcagcagagtgtttggtaaacttttttgtaaaagtgcttttgaaaaaaaaagcagtctgatagtgggtcttttcattaaaggagcactgtagctccgtgtgctttgaaaaaaagccagttttccaaagctacaaatagcagcttcagctttttcctttgatttcagcttattctcacagcagcttccaaaataagccttttattttcagtttaccaaacacctaaaaccttcacagctttttttcatgggtgctttttttttaatcaccttactcccaaaccacccataAGACCTATTTCAACATTGTAAAGAGAAGTACCAGTAGATTGTAAGTCGGTTTGTAACGTGAACTGCTATTAAGTACTTCCATTAGAAAGAAGCCATAGATTTGTCGGGTGGTCTCCCTCAGTTGAAAGGGCATGTTTTCCCATACACACATCCATGCATGTAGTCATCAGTTGTAAGCAAAATTTCATGGATTCTAGTGCTTGTATTTTCTACCTTCCCCCCACCCCCCTCCCGCTCCCCCCGCCGCAATCAGATGGGTCATGTTTATCACCAATATTTGGTGACCATTATTTTATGGGATGAATGTTGGCTTGCTGCTTCTATCTTCTACCACTTTTCACAGACAAATCTGTGGAACAACTCAAAACCCtaaaataattatgaatataaaaACAAGAAGAATTACACAAAACAAGTTGGCAAGTTTTGTATTTTCTTACTAATCAGAATCTGCAATTGTTCCTCCGTAGTACATACTATTTAGTGGTATGAAAAATCAATAGTTTCGATCTTGTATATAGGGATGTAATGAGTCTTGCAACGATTAGAACTTACATAAAACTTGTACCACTAAGCAAGACGTAGCATTTTAACCAGACCCCATATTCtatgctttctttctttttatctgTAGTCACCCCGCCCCCCTGTTTTTCTGCACAAGGGTGATGAGTTGAATTCTTTCTTCAGTTTTCTCCTTCGCTTGCACGCAAAGATTCATTGAAGCACACAACGATATGAATAGTGTGATGGGAGATTGGGATGTGGGTGTGCGATCCAAGATGGGACCAGCATACCATCTGTATTCGTTCAAGTTTAGGGAAACTTGCACAGATTGACCAACTTCACTATGGTATTCCGTATCGATCGATTCATCTGCTATGTAGCTCTTTGACTTGAGTTTTAACTTGCAAAGAGTTTGAAGTTCAagtgattaagagtatttatCTATGCATCTAAAGTTTTATATTGAATATCCACCCCATATATTCTCATCAAAAGGTTGTCAAATAACGGTTTAAATAGCAATATGAAAACCTTCAATGGTGACCCTCTTGGTGTGTATGTACATAAAGGTTACAAAACACCACCCTTGAATGTATTACAAcaggaaaatgaaaattttctgaCGCCAGTCTTGACCATCAGGTTACCACTTAGTATTATGGCCATACAGAAAATTCGCTCCTTGGCAATTACCTATTAATTAGCAACTATGAATGAACATGGATACGTGCTGGTCAATAACAAGAAGAACAAACAACTTGGATAACTAGGTCAAGTATGATTGAGGATAAGAATACACATGTCTTCAAATAGACATTAAAACTTGAAGAAAAATGGAAAGACGTTAAGCCCCATACAATTTAGTAACCTTACCATGTACTAAAATTCGAAAGAGACCGTTTACTTAAACTATATTTTGTAAGTCACATAATGTAATGATTGatggttagatttttttttttatttttttaaatataatctaAAAACATGATTTCTCTAGCATTTCTTTTTTCTGTCTCGTTTCAATTTTATCGAATGACATCTTATGAATGGCACAAATCGATGCTCTACTAAACTCAGCTGGAAGGGGCGACAAGACCCCGAGTGTCACCAACGCTACGACAATGTAAATCTACTGACTAAGAGGGGCAACAtggtcattaaaaaaaaagaaaatggaaagtACTCAGTACAGCACAGATCTAAGCATGGACAAAGTTGTAATATCACCCAACATTAAAGGGCATTTCAGCAATCCTATCTTTTTATAAAGAGGATGGCAAGGCAACACTCTGAGGACTCAGCCTTCAGAATCTCAGCACAGCAGAGAGCACaagcaaaaggaaaagcaaAAATCCCCTTTCAAATTTCGGCAACCATGGCAATGGCTTTCAAGATGGTATATTTGTCAATTCCTTTCTTTCAATCCAATCGATTCGTGCGTTTGCgagtaatttttatgtttatgtttactTGAATTGATTCGCGCGCTTGCGagtaatatttattttattttttcattcgTTTGAGGAGAAAAGGCTACAACTGGGATGTGGGTGACTGATGAATGCAAGAACTCGTTCATGGAGATGAAATGGAAGAAGGTTCACAGATACATTGTTTTCAAGATCGATGAGGAATCGAGGCTGGTGACCGTTGATAAAGTTGGTGGGCCAGGGGAAAACTATGATGATCTGGCAGCCTCCTTGCCCAAAGATGATTGCAGATATGCAgtctttgattttgattttgtcaCTGTTGATAACTGCAGGAAGAGCAAACTCTTCTTCATTGCTTGGTCAGTCATTAATCACTTCTTTCTCGTTTCtttaattttccattttttattaagaattaAGATTAAGATGTTGCTAATTAATCATGCTAATCATCGGAATTTTGTATTAATTGTGGGGACATGTTTGGTTAGTAGGAATATTTGTGACTAGTTTGGAATACCCAATTTTGGTGCACCAGCATTCATCATGGTCAATTGGTACATGGTTTTCTTTTTCAGTGGGTTTTCCACACCTAATTTTGGATCTATAAAATATCCTCTGCTTACTTGTCACATTAGAAAAAATAGCGACATTTAATCTTTAGAGAAAGTCTGAGTTCAAATCTCACGAATGACAAttgttaataaaaaataaaaataaaactatacCATGTTTTTTGAAGGGTGGTGATTGTCATGCTCGTTTTCTCGTATGCACTTCTCCCTTTGTTTATGCGTATTGATTGTCATTTGATTCATTCAATCCAAGACGAAAAAGACAAGGGAAGAGTCCATGCGACAAACAAGAGTGCGGGATTCACTTCTCGTTTAATCGCTTCCCTATTTTATATTTACATAAGCCACATTTTGTTTAACAAGTAATAGGCGAATCTGGAGGTGATGTGAACTTTTGGGATTTTTTACAGGTCACCAAGTGAATCAAGGATTAGAGCCAAAATTCTATATGCAACCTCCAAAGCTGGGCTGAGGAGAGTTTTAGATGGCATCAGCTATGAACTTCAGGCGACCGATCCGACCGAGATGGGGATGGATGTGATCAAGGACAGGGCTAAATAATTGTGATTAGAGCAACTTAATCATGTTCTGGAATCCTACTTTAAATTAATAACTCCAGCCACATGGGTTTTTTTAGACCTGTTAAACAGGTCGTGTTTGTTGTTTTCGTGTCACACATGTTATTTTAATGGATCGTGTCATGTCAaatctgttatcttaacgggttcttaacaggtgaTCCTATAACAATCCGACTCATTAACAGGTCGTATCATTTCGTGTCAAGTTAATAGGTCATGTAAGAAATTGTCATGTCTAGGGCAAACAGGTTGTGTTCGTATCGTGTTTGTGTCATAGTTGTTGATAATGGGTGATCTAGTAATGATCCAACTCGTTAACAGATTGACCCAAAATCTGTTATTTTCATGTCGTTTCGTGTTGAATTAACGGGTCGTGCAAGAAATTGCGAGGtctagttttttttcttctttcttcttggtGGAATCTTTATTGTTCACCTTCTCTTAATTATATATTTGGCACTAATGTAAGTTAATCCTCTAATTTGTAATAATAATTGTGTGCTAATTAACGAGGAAAGTTACCCCAACTTTCTCTTCATGTAAAACCCTAACCTTCAAATGAATGAATGTGCCTCTCCGAGTGTGTTGATATATTTGACTTTTGGCAAAAATGACCTTTCGCTTTGAAAGAAGGTGGTGGTATGGTAGGTCAAACTGTCCTTTcgctttgttcttttttttatttgtgcaTTTATTTTAAGAAGAAAATTGTTGCAAATCGCGTGtcaattttcccttttttaatattcaaattAAGTTACTTTCATCAACTAAAAAGACTAATAAAAAGAATAGAGACCCCAAAAAAACCAactttagaaaatataaaaagccCAAAAAGGAGCCAGCTCATAACAAAAGGACTCATAAATTTGGAGAGAAAAACAGCAGCCACCACCAAGTCATATGTGCCTCCATCACAAGGCACCATCAAGAGAATGAACCAACGAAACAATTGGATCAACAAAAAAATGGAGGTGAGTAAGTCCCTCGCGCAATGTGCACTTTCATAATTCTATAAAATATTGCTAGAAGCACTTTAAAAATCACCCAAGACCAAAATGCACTGCCAAAGAGAGACACCCGGTAGGTTGAGTAGCGAAGGTTGATGGTTTAAGACTCAGTGACATGAAACAACAATTGAGTAGGAGAGCGGAGTGAAAGCCCAGAGACAAGCTGATAAAATTGAGACAAAAGCTCAGACAAGGGCACCAAAACAAGGGCTGAGGCTAATAAGAGAAGATAAATAAAGACTATAATGATCGCCGACTCCAACCCTAAGATTAGAAACAAAGAGAGAGATAATCTTAGGTCATAAGATGTGAGTTAGTAGGGGCATTTGTCAATTTTCATTGGTATCATCTAAATTTGAGTTAGTAGGGGCATTGtcaattttcattgtttttaatcACTTTTGTAGACAATAGGTTGGCCACAGTATTGACTAATGAGTCGACTCGCACTTTATTGAACTGATGATCAATGGGTAAGTCTAAACCTATTCAAAATGACAACGAGAAAATCTAATGTGCGATCCAATACACTTTCTTGTGTATCAAATACTCGTGGAtaaaagttgaaaaatgttagattGCTCTTGATGCATAagggttttttcttcttcttaatgtactttaatgtaaataataataataataataataataataatattgtaagacaaaattatggtaaaaacaaagagaggtatgtaagaaattaaaaaagaacCGTAAAAATTAGCTCCCTTATAAAAGTATAGTGATTACAAGTAAAGAGCTCAAATTTCATTTTGTCATTAAGGGGAGATGAAGGATAGGCATCTTCCAACTCCTCATATATTATCACCAACTTAAACACTTATTTCAAATAGAAATTTGGGTCCCATGGACGCATTCAAGTAAAACGTTTAATCTCAAACTACGCCTATGCAATTTAGAGTTCCCACTAATATACATCATTTAGACGATCACTTTTCCAACATGGGACGATTGTATTTGATCCACAATTCCTAAAAGGACGAAGCAAAAAGAAGTTGGGCATTGATGATATGATGTCATGTATTGCCATCTTCTTGTTAACTTTATCTTGTGAAACTCTTGTTAGTTGTTACCACCCTCCTTTGTTTGTTGTAATGTCAATAATTTCTTTGGGCGCTGATATATTGATTTACTACATTTTGTATCATATCTTTGGGCTGTTGCAACCACCAGAATCACACCACAATTATTTGAGTGGCATGCCTTGTGCCAACTGCTAACAAGCCAATCATgaccatcattttttttaatatttaagctACGAAGTTAAACCTTTCAATTATAATTTAATAAATCTATCAttcggcaaaaaaaaaaaaaaaaaatcataacctTTTACATGAAATTAGGATACTAGCttccaaatttttatgtaattactCATTTGGTTTCTTTTTTCCTGTAcgtttttttttcggaaattatTGGTTTGGTATGAGGATAATTATGCATTGGGGCCTAgttctttccaaaagaaaacTATATTAGATCTTATCAAATAAGGAACTGTGATATTACTATTGTAAGTTACACTAAGAGAACGAAAAAAAATGCCTTCACTCATAAAACAATGAGGTGAAGATGGAGATACTTTCCACCAAGCAATAACACTTGCACTTTGTTATTGAAAGATACTATAACAAAtcagaaaactaataaaaatgattttaaaattttaaattttaactaaaatagtaactttatttaatagttATGACAAAATGCCATATTAATAGTAAATTATTATTAGTACtccaaaatctcattctacactcttcaaaaatgtatttttctttctaattataaaattttttaaatgtcaaataagatttttgaaatactaataacaattccttaTTAATAAGTCTATTAAAATTGATCCGactgctaattttttttctctcttgttCATTTCCCACCCGGCCCCACCCCTcactccttctttttctttctcttctcttttctctcacccctctctcttcttttacCCGGCCCcacttcctctctttctttcgtTCTCCTCTCCCCTCGTCCACTTCTCTTTTCATTCCCCTCTCCCTTCTTATACCTGGACCCACCCCACTTTCTCactttatatgtgtgtgtatatatatgtaaattattatattttaccATCTCATCTTTAAATTATGTAACAATCGCATATCACATTTTTTTCAAgaaattgttattgacatttcaaaaatcttattctagaCTCTAACatttctatatttggaaagaaaaatacacttgtgagtagtgtagaatgagatttttgaagtgccaataacactttaCTTTTTTTAAACAATATAATACTATAtattaacttatgaattcattgCAATGTCAGACATTcgtcattttttttgttaatttttatgtcaaatgTTGACGTAGGAGGTGCATGACCCACTCATTCGCCCAACTGGAACTCCAAATTGACTTTATTAAAAACGTAGATCCTCCTATTGATTGACACGTGGAATTGAGaacaaattgaaagaaaaaaaaattgaaaaactgcTCAACAAAAACTGGGCTAAACATTGTGGTCATGGTGCAACGGAGCCAAGATTTTTTTCTTGGGAGGGCTAGTTGAAAATAGTACTATAAAaacatatgtttatttttttgcttatataaaatatataataattaatataaaaGAACAACAATATAATATAAACTATTCTCAAAATCATAACCTTAACCGATAAATTCAAGGaccatatatataattaacctactaattaaatcaagaataagtaaataaagagattaagaaCGTACCAAAGGTGACATTCATTGAAAAATTGCAACGGAAAGTCAGGAATTGCGGAAATAGGGATTTAATTGTGTATTTAAAGAACTTATTAATCTTTTCTTAAGTAAGAAGCACGGAGGCTAAATTACATAGGGTAAATGATCTTTTTCTTTGAAGAATAGAATAAATAGGGATTGGAGATAtaactaatttataatttttagcaTAAAACTAATATTTACTACTTCTcctctactaaatatacattaaataataatatgtaTTGAAATTGACTAGGCTATAAGCATGAGTTTACAAAAGAATAGATCTATTCAcaaactcatttttacttccaaCACAgccttattaatatttttttagtgatcattttcaattcattcgatccgaacAATTGACAATTAAGAGAAATGTGTaagaattaaaaatgagtgCGTAGATAATATTACCTTTACATAAAACCTCTCTGGGCTACAACCCACCTTAACCTTGTGGGTGGCTACGCCATTAAATTATGGTGCTGCTGTGGTTTGTGTTCACAGTGCCAAAACCACCCACCAATCATAAACTATCTCAAATAGCAGAATGAAGCAACAAAGACAAAAATCCTTAAACATGCATAATGaagcaacaaaaacaaaaatccttACTTTCCTTATCTTAATCCATCAAACAAAGCAAAAATAACACCAATTTCACAGCTTTACTAAAAAATCAGAAACCCCAACAAGCTAAAATccctaatttttcaaatttatacACTATTGATCGCGACTGCGACGACTGCAACGATGAGGGTGACGGTGTGTGCAAGATGACTGCAGGTTATTAATCTCGCCAGAAAACAATGAGCACTTCAGGCACGACTGAGGGAGACAGAATAATCGAGGAAGACAATGCCTCGAAATGGCGTCATTGTTATCTTCAGTCGACAAATCAACACTACTGGTGGTGGGACCAGCGACATCGAAAGACGTGTGGGCTTGCGAGCTCCAGTCGATTCGGAACGGCGGGATGGAGGTTGTGATCGGATTCGGAGAATAAGGGGTTGAGAGATCTCCCTGGTGGGAGAAAGAgggttttttttcattaatttttttagaaaaaaatcttaatttattaatatttaattaaatttttaatccactcacatgtcacaTTAGCATTTAATAGGAAATTTGACAGAGATTTGATATTGCAATGAATTAGTAAGTATATGTATAACACTGCAATGTTTTAAAGACAAGATACGAGATTGTTATGCAATCCAAAGTTAAGGTGGTAAAAcataatttaccctatttatGTAAATATATCTTATAAGATTAGAACTTgttttgtcaaattttaaaaGATTAGATTGAAATTATTATCAAGTGTAATTGTCTAAAAAAAGcacgtttttttttaaagtataatGTTATAAATTATTTGTATAGAAGTAGTGTTACACTCTCTTACAATAGTGTCACTATCTAGAAGCGGTGACCACTATTTATAGAAGTAGAGATATcgtttttagaaatagtgtcaCTGTTTCTAGGAATGATGACATCGTTTATAGAAATTGTGGCACcggttttagaaatagtgtcaTTGTTTTTAAGAATGGTGTCATGGTTTCTAGAAATAGTACAACTGTTCCTAAAAATAGTGTCACCGATTTTAGAAATAATGTTAATGTCTTTAAAAATAGTGTCCCCATTTCtgaaaaaactaaaaaagtTGACTAATATAATAAGAAAATGACttaaattttcattagttttcacacaaatatattatttttaagaaacaaaatttcTATTAATGAAATCCTATCAAaagtatttttattaaatttttattaataatagCAAAAAAAAGGAAGGGAGGAATGAGTGACATGTGTCatgagagaaagaaaagagataaTAGTGATAAGTGAAAGAGTAGAGAAAGATGATGGTGATAGGTGAAAGAGTAGAGAGATATTGGTGAGAGTTAAAGAGGAAAGACACGTGTCAGCTTTTTTTTAGatttcttttattatattaaactttcgtcatttttattaaaattcaagTCGTTTTCATCAAATAATGTTATTaggtaatgttttgttattaaaaagtttgaagaaactgttttcattaaagctcctaTAATAAATTTAGTTTATTATTACTATTCTTTTGTCATTCCATTAGAGCCTTATCATTTAATCTGTGAATAATTAGCAACGTAAATGTGATTGCCCTTTCTACTAGACGGATTGGAACTTGCTTTACAAGTCAGAAATGCaatgataaataaaatttatctaGGGAATTGTTATcaacacttcaaaaatcttattaTGCACTCcgtattttctataattaaaataaaataaaataaacttgtAAGGAGTGTAGAtaaaatttttggagtgctaaaaaCAGTTACTAACACACCCTAACCCGAATCAGgacatgctggccatcacgtgagggtgacgtagccatgtgtaTAGTGCAtaagcaataatgataatagagaatacgaataaatgaaaaccaacTCATAAGAGTACTAGTTAAGACAAGTGCTAGAATATGTGTGAATATAAAATCAGAGCGtaagtagcctaagttcagTTCAGAAAATAAGTACTAATTAAAC
This genomic interval from Malus domestica chromosome 05, GDT2T_hap1 contains the following:
- the LOC103436260 gene encoding actin-depolymerizing factor 5-like, with translation MARQHSEDSAFRISAQQRAQAKGKAKIPFQISATMAMAFKMATTGMWVTDECKNSFMEMKWKKVHRYIVFKIDEESRLVTVDKVGGPGENYDDLAASLPKDDCRYAVFDFDFVTVDNCRKSKLFFIAWSPSESRIRAKILYATSKAGLRRVLDGISYELQATDPTEMGMDVIKDRAK